In Chitinophaga sp. HK235, a single window of DNA contains:
- a CDS encoding Rrf2 family transcriptional regulator: MLSKTAEYALRATIYIAQKGSEDNKLGIDEIAKGIDSPKSFTAKILQLLTQNNRVISSVRGPNGGFYLTDRARKLPVKAVLEAVEEANVITKCVLGLRECSETRPCPMHTQYKAIKKQLKQMFEKTSIQQLVEELNKGNYFIDNITGSRKQC; encoded by the coding sequence ATGCTATCCAAAACAGCGGAATATGCCCTGAGAGCAACGATTTACATCGCGCAGAAAGGGTCAGAAGATAATAAACTGGGGATTGATGAGATAGCCAAAGGCATCGATTCTCCCAAATCCTTTACGGCCAAGATACTGCAGCTGCTCACGCAAAACAACCGGGTGATCAGTTCGGTACGCGGCCCCAATGGTGGCTTTTACCTGACCGACCGGGCCCGCAAACTGCCCGTGAAGGCTGTCCTCGAAGCCGTAGAAGAAGCCAACGTCATCACCAAGTGTGTGCTGGGATTGAGAGAATGCTCGGAAACCAGACCCTGCCCTATGCATACACAGTACAAGGCGATCAAAAAACAGCTGAAACAGATGTTCGAAAAAACTTCTATCCAGCAACTGGTGGAAGAGCTGAACAAAGGCAACTACTTTATCGATAATATCACAGGTTCCCGGAAACAATGCTAA
- a CDS encoding flavodoxin domain-containing protein, with protein MHGIILYKSKYGATRQYATWLSEALQLPAADAEQVTTAQLAAADFLVLGSSIYIGKLMMKQWLEQHMAVLANKPLFLFLVTATRSDKQETLNGYIQHNVPAALLRGIHPYFFPGRICYRKLSVIDKFKIRLGSAVARLCRKTLNISDFDLVQESNTTALVKDIQQFSNHLS; from the coding sequence ATGCACGGCATCATCCTATACAAATCAAAATACGGGGCTACCCGGCAATATGCAACGTGGTTAAGTGAAGCACTGCAACTACCGGCGGCAGATGCAGAGCAGGTAACAACAGCCCAACTCGCAGCCGCTGATTTCCTGGTACTGGGCAGCAGTATTTATATCGGTAAACTGATGATGAAACAGTGGCTGGAACAGCACATGGCCGTGCTTGCAAACAAACCGCTGTTCCTCTTCCTCGTAACAGCCACCCGCAGTGACAAGCAGGAAACACTGAATGGATACATACAACACAATGTGCCCGCCGCTTTGTTGCGCGGCATCCATCCCTACTTTTTTCCAGGCAGGATCTGTTACCGCAAACTCTCTGTAATCGATAAATTCAAGATACGCCTCGGCAGCGCGGTAGCCAGATTATGCCGTAAAACGCTGAACATCTCCGACTTCGATCTGGTGCAGGAATCCAATACTACTGCACTGGTAAAAGATATACAACAGTTTTCCAATCACCTCTCCTGA
- a CDS encoding cytochrome c, producing the protein MKKQVMFLTAIAAATLLIYSCGSGTPPPAADVPAADSSMTAPAQASSQAPTDDTKGMGKFTEVKLTDPLDQAMVTSGKSTYEVKCAACHKLSGEKLVGPGWKGVTERRKPEWIMNFVTNTDEMIDKDPAAQAMLQECMVRMPNQHLTDDEARHLLEYMRANDGKK; encoded by the coding sequence ATGAAAAAGCAAGTAATGTTTTTAACAGCAATAGCAGCAGCAACCCTGTTGATCTACAGCTGTGGTTCCGGCACACCACCACCCGCAGCAGACGTACCAGCAGCGGATTCCAGCATGACAGCTCCTGCACAGGCCAGCAGTCAGGCACCTACAGACGACACAAAAGGAATGGGCAAATTCACGGAAGTGAAACTGACCGATCCACTGGACCAGGCCATGGTCACCAGCGGCAAAAGCACCTATGAGGTGAAATGCGCCGCCTGTCATAAGCTCAGCGGCGAAAAACTGGTAGGCCCGGGCTGGAAAGGTGTTACCGAAAGAAGGAAACCTGAATGGATTATGAACTTCGTCACCAACACTGACGAGATGATCGACAAAGATCCGGCAGCACAAGCCATGTTGCAGGAATGTATGGTACGTATGCCCAATCAGCACCTGACCGATGATGAAGCCAGACACCTGCTCGAATACATGCGGGCCAACGATGGTAAAAAATAA